GGACTGGTTGTTACGTGGGTCTTCTGGTCTGCGTGTTCGATGTGGGCGAGTGAGACCTGCGAGACGTTGAAGAGTTCCTTGAGGCTGGGTTCGTAGCGCTGAAGAAGAGCGTAGAGCGGCTCGCTCGCTTCAATGCTGACCTTGGCATCGAGGCCTTTTCCGACGAGCTTGTTCTGGCGTGCAGCCTCAAGCGAGAGGAGAACCTCATCGCGCGCTTCGAGCAGCTCTTGCCAGTCTTCCATGAGTGGCGTGACATTGCCAGGGACGATGTCGGCGATGTTGGGGAAGAGTGCGAGGTGGACGCTTGGCTCGCGGCTATCGACCTTGGGCAGATGCTGCCATACCTCATCGGCGGTGAAGCTGAGGATGGGTGCGATGAGGCGCGTGAGGGCCTCGGCGATGCGCCAGAGGGTGGTTTGGGCGCTGCGGCGCGCGGGGTGGTTGGGGGCGAAGGTGTAGAGGCGGTCCTTGAGGACGTCGAGGTAGAGCGCGCTGAGGTCGCTGTTGGTGAACTCGTTGAGCGCGTGATAGGCGCGGTGGAACTCGAAATCGTCGTAGGCGGCGCGGATGCGGGTAGTGAGCTGGGCGAGACGCGCGAGGATGTGCTGGTCTAAGGGTTCGAGTTTTGCGAAGTCCTGCACTGCGTTGGTAGCAGGATCGAAGTCGTGCAGATTGCCTAGCAGGAACCGCAAGGTATTGCGCAGCTTTCGGTAGTTGTCGCTGACACGCTGCATGAGGTTTTCGCTGGCGGCTACGTCTTCCCGGAAATCAACCGAGGCGACCCATAGGCGAACGATCTCTCCGCCGAGGCGCTTGGCGATGTCTACCGGGTCGACGCCGTTTCCGAGGGATTTAGAGAAGGCTCGGCCCTGCTCGTCCAGGGTCCAGCCGGAGGTGGCGACCATCTTGTAGGGAGCCTTGCCGTTGACGCCTACCGAGGTTAGGAGCGAGGAGTGGAACCAGCCGCGGTGCTGGTCGCCGCCCTCGGTGTAGAGGTCGGCGGGAGCGTGAAGCTCAGGCTCGATGTCGAGGACAGCGTGCCAGCTTGAGCCGGACTCGAACCAGACGTCGAGAATGTCCATCTCTTTGCGGAACTCAGTACTGCTGCAGTTGGGGCAGGCAGTGCCGGAGGGCAGGAGCGCGGCGGCGTCGTGTGTGTACCAGGCGTCGGCGCCCTCGCGGTAGAAGAGCTGGACGATGCTCTTGTTGATTGCAGGATTATTGAGCGGCTGGTGGCACTTTTCACAGAGAAAGACCGCGATGGGCACGCCCCAGATGCGCTGGCGCGAGATGCACCAGTCGGGGCGCGTGGCGATCATATTGGAGATGCGCTCCTGCCCCCAGGAAGGGTCCCAGACGGCGCTGGCAATCTCGTCCAGGGCGCGCTGGCGGAAGGTCGTCTCATTGCCATTGGGCGCATGC
The Edaphobacter bradus genome window above contains:
- the ileS gene encoding isoleucine--tRNA ligase, yielding MSELKPLKSTLNLPETSFAMKANLPVNEPLRLAEWQKQDLYAQIRVARAGSPKYILHDGPPYANGAIHLGHALNKCIKDFVVKTKTMAGFDAPYVPGWDCHGLPIEIKVDEKLGRKKLEMPPLSVRKACREYAQKYVDLQRTQFERIGVFGRWNDPYLTMSLAYEASIVETFYDFFEKGFVYKGLKPVYWCIHDQTALAEAEVEYEMHTSPSIYVRYKLTSDPEQIEPALANLPVYTIIWTTTPWTLPASLAVAFNPELDYVALRNTDGNVYIVAEALAAQTRESCNLTEAVVIARFRGTRMDRVTFQHPFLDREILGVNADYVTTEQGTGAVHTAPAHGADDFYTGAKYGLSQLCNVDAAGRLRNGLPEYDGQQVFKANPAIIDLVASRGALMGRSEIHHSYPHCWRCHNPVIFRATEQWFIGMETPMHAPNGNETTFRQRALDEIASAVWDPSWGQERISNMIATRPDWCISRQRIWGVPIAVFLCEKCHQPLNNPAINKSIVQLFYREGADAWYTHDAAALLPSGTACPNCSSTEFRKEMDILDVWFESGSSWHAVLDIEPELHAPADLYTEGGDQHRGWFHSSLLTSVGVNGKAPYKMVATSGWTLDEQGRAFSKSLGNGVDPVDIAKRLGGEIVRLWVASVDFREDVAASENLMQRVSDNYRKLRNTLRFLLGNLHDFDPATNAVQDFAKLEPLDQHILARLAQLTTRIRAAYDDFEFHRAYHALNEFTNSDLSALYLDVLKDRLYTFAPNHPARRSAQTTLWRIAEALTRLIAPILSFTADEVWQHLPKVDSREPSVHLALFPNIADIVPGNVTPLMEDWQELLEARDEVLLSLEAARQNKLVGKGLDAKVSIEASEPLYALLQRYEPSLKELFNVSQVSLAHIEHADQKTHVTTSPAEGTKCERCWNYTTDVGEDANYPTVCLRCAEALAAINYPPYNV